From the genome of Nicotiana sylvestris chromosome 2, ASM39365v2, whole genome shotgun sequence, one region includes:
- the LOC104250038 gene encoding uncharacterized protein: MAAPPNFEKVQYTYRPPRFKGKYYGWWKTRMHDFIMAEDSELWDVICDGLYIPTKSVGDLPLTMPKTRKEYTDADRKAVEKIFCAKKILVCGMGPDEYNRISTCQTAKKIWEALQIAHEVTTQVKQSKIDMLTTEYKLFRMKDDESI, from the coding sequence atggctgctccaccaaattttgaaaaaGTTCAATATACATATAGACCACCCAGGTTCAAGGGgaaatactatgggtggtggaagacGAGAATGCATGATTTCATCATGGCAGAAGACTCTGAGTTATGGGATGTCATATGTGATGGTCTTTATATCCCAACAAAGAGTGTCGGAGATCTTCCATTGACGATGCCAAAGACCAGAAAAGAATACACCGATGCAGATAGGAAAGCTGTGGAGAAAATTTTTTGTGCCAAGAAAATTTTGGTGTGTGGCATGGGACCTGATGAATACAACAGAATCTCGACTTGTCAAACTGCCAAGaagatatgggaagctttgcaaatAGCACATGAGGTAACCACTCAAGTAAAGCAATCAAAGATTGATATGCTTACCACTGAGTATAAGCTCTTTAGGATGAAAGATGATGAATCTATTTAA